A stretch of the Gossypium hirsutum isolate 1008001.06 chromosome D07, Gossypium_hirsutum_v2.1, whole genome shotgun sequence genome encodes the following:
- the LOC107954446 gene encoding ORM1-like protein 2 — translation MANLYVKAVPPADLNRNTEWFMYPGVWTTYILILFFSWLLVLSIFGCSPGMAWTVVNLAHFLVTYHFFHWKKGTPFAEDQGIYNGLTWWEQIDNGKQLTRNRKFLTVVPVVLYLIASHTTDYQHPMLFFNTLAVLVLVIAKFPNMHKVRIFGINADK, via the exons ATGGCGAATCTGTATGTGAAAGCGGTGCCACCGGCGGATCTGAACCGGAACACCGAGTGGTTCATGTACCCAGGAGTATGGACTACTTATATTCTAATCCTATTCTTCTCCTGGCTCCTTGTTCTCTCCATCTTCGGTTGCTCTCCTGGCATGGCTTGGACCGTCGTCAATCTCGCTCACTTCCTC GTTACATACCACTTCTTTCACTGGAAGAAAGGAACCCCATTTGCTGAAGATCAAGGGATTTACAATGGCTTGACTTGGTGGGAGCAGATAGACAATGGAAAGCAGCTTACACGCAATAGGAAGTTTCTAACTGTCGTACCTGTTGTGCT GTACTTGATAGCCTCGCATACAACCGACTATCAACATCCTATGCTCTTTTTTAACACACTTGCAGTGCTTGTGCTTGTCATCGCCAAGTTCCCCAACATGCACAAGGTCCGGATCTTTGGAATCAATGCAGACAAGTGA